In Misgurnus anguillicaudatus chromosome 14, ASM2758022v2, whole genome shotgun sequence, the genomic window AAATAAGCTAAGCGTGTACTAGCACAACCTATCcctcatttaaaggtgcagggtgtaatttttagaaagatcttttgacagaaatgcaaaataatatacaaaactaaattatcaggggtgtataaagacctttcataatgaaccgttatgtgtgtattaccttagaacgagcccttttatctacatacaaagagggtgcccttacatggaagtcgccattttgtgccgccatttttctacagaggcccttaacggacaattctttttactaagttgtctccgacaatgacatgtttgtccggaggcagctaacgtagcttctctatgtgtttcaaaagcaaggggtgagcagtggaataagccgttggttgcaattcgcaacctcaccactagatgccgctaaaatttacaaactgcacctttaaaccaagTTTGTTATAAGTTTAGGATGAATGAAAGACAAGAAAACCTTAAAAATTTAATATAATACGTAACTTTACATCACAATCAATAAAATATAACCACTTTCAGACTGCAAGTAGATATGGTAACATGACGTAAATAATATTTAGGCGGAGCCTAACATTTCATCTGGCCTAAGTTAGTCAGATGTTTATATCCATTAAAGGAATAATCATCATAAAGAAGATTAAAACAATCTAGTTTTTATTTCCCACAGATCTCTCTAAGAGCAAGAAATATGAGTGGTATTTTGGGTCAGTCAATGGTTGAACATTAACCCCCACATCCTGTTTCACATGAACTCACAGTAAACCCAATGCCAGAATCAGTTCTCCGTCTCAGATCTTTAACAAGCCCTAATATCAACACAGCACAGCGGGCAAACAATGAATAGCGAAAGAAGCTGATCCAAGTTCTGATACATATTCCCAAGAGGAAATAACAGCATGTAAATAGGTGTGTGAGCTCAAACAAGGGGATCCTGTGGCCTGTGGTCACTGTTTTCCTAAAACCAGAGGTGTGGTTGAACTCTTCAGTTTCTGTATATCATGTTACATAGCCCGTGTCCAATGCGTCTTTCTGGTTTATCCAGGTCTATCAGTTAGATTGACTGGACCATCTTTACAACCATTTACAATGCTACAACTGTTACCATAGTAACAATCTGCCATAAAACTGGTAACTACGTTACTCTGGCGGaaaccatggttaccatggGAATTTTCTGTAGGAGAAATAACGTGTTTCGAGACGAATTATGGACCAAACAGCTAATACAAATGAAAAGAGCGGATCAGAAAGAAAAGCTTAAAGATTTAAGAAAAGACAAAGTCACCCATTGTAAAACTTTTTATCACCTGTGAGCTGTAAAATATCAGGTAAACTTACTCTAATTCTGCGTAACTTGATCCCATAGGATACAATTCAGTCTCTAGGCGGCTGCACAGGGAAAAAAATGTCAATGCCATCACACAAACCTAACTATTAATTCTAAGTATGAACCTTACTAAATCTCCTGATTATATAGTTAACGTTAGTTtatactttatttgtttttgcGTATGTATAAGTTTTAAAGTAGCCTATCCTGCTCACTACTTTCTGTTCATTACTATTCAGATATTACTGCACACGCGACGCAAGACATTTTGAGGGAAATCTTGCTAAGTTGGAGTGGAAAGTTGAATTTGTCTAATTTAGTTAGTCTAAAACACGGGCAACGtacaaacagaaataaaaaaaaacatgtaattaaatgttattaTGAAAACTGCGAGCATCGGACAAAAACATGACGTACGGATAAACTGCGGGTTTGTTTCTTCGCAACCGATGATGAAAAAGCTCGCGCTGACCAatcaaacaaaaaagaaagctAGTTTAATAAACCTAAAGTTAATTTGTGCGCTCATAAAAGGTGCTTATCCCCAAAACAGTCCGATTTGTTATCCATTCCTATTATAGTAGCATCACTTACCCGTCCATTGCACACCGAGGAACAGCAGCTCTGATCTGCAACTTTGTTGCTTGGCTGAGTTTTCTTAACGCGCTACAAAATGGCGGGGTGCGTTGAGTGGCGCCTCAGCGAGGAGCTCGGTGATTGGTCAACTTCTATAAACAATGGAAGACTGAGACACGAGATTGATTCTTATTGGATAAGACGAGTTGAAAGCGAAGGGCGGTTACAGTTAAGGGAGTGTAGTGTGTGTCGCGCATCCGAGGATTGTTCAGCGTGTTTGAAAGAAAAGAAGTAACTTACATTGAAAAAACGAGCATTTgtgaaacatgtttttttttgtgcaattaGTAAAAGCTCGCGTATTTTTCCATTCAATGTATAATTGTATAAATTAACACGTTTTTAGGTCCCACTATAATGTTGAATAAAGTTGATTATTCTTGCACATTTTGATACAGCAGTAATGGTTGGTTGACTGTGGAGTGGACACAACACAACAGCAGACTGAAAGCTAATATGGCTAGTCACACCAacttataaatatttaaagtattgCAAGCTTAGCAGACATCCATTATGTCTGATTAGTGACTTACTGCCTATAGTTTGGTGCAATAGATTTAGGCCAGCATAAATAAGGGGTTGCATCACAGATCACCGGATTAAGTAGGTTGGATGAGGATGAAAATGACATTTAAGAGCACTTTCAGACAAAAGCACCTTTTCTTTAGCCAGTACAGACACATTGCTTAATCCCCGCTGGCATCAAAGGCTCTCCTTGATGTTTGAGAAGGAATCTCATGTGGCCACCTGGTTGAGGAGAGTCTTTACTGTCACTCTGTTCACAGACCGTCGAATACAGCTTACTTCTGGTTTGCTGTAACGGCCTTTATCTTAAGGGGCATTCTTTCATTTAATGCCTATGTGTAATTTAAGGATTAATTCGTCTTCTGGCTGTGTTTTATCAATCAAATTATTTGAAATAGGCTACACCATATATCTAGAATAacacttaaaatgtgttgtCCAGAAGGACTACATAGGAGCAGGAGAACTTAGGACTCAGGTATCATCATCAATAATTACCTGTTTTTCACACTCAGTAAATGACTTTTCTTGTGCCATGGGAGACACACCTGCTTGGCTAAATAATAGATGGGGGCTGCAACAGAAACTGAGACTCATTGTCTCCAAGGTAGCCATCTGAATGCATCACCTGATCTGACCAGGTAAATAATAGGCCAGAGCAGAAACCAAACTATCCATTAGGCTTAAACTGAGGAGATTAcagctgtcagaaaaaatgcCTTTTAACAATAATTAGTAGACTAATATAGAAAGTAACatacatatgttttttttttatttaaacctaaatacaaaacattctaggtttgtgtgtgtgactcatcttttttttattacaggACTCCTTTGCAAAGACCTTGTTTTAGATTAGGTGACACCATGTGGACGCTTTTGGACATTACAGACCTACTATTATTGTACTATAATCATGCATGCAGATCAGCAAATAATGTAAAATCCCAAACCATCAACTGCCATATTAGCCAAGTAATAGATTAACCAGTcaccagaaaaaaaatattatttattttaataataatttatagtAAAAAATGGTCACCATATGCTCTCTGACAATAAAACATGTTACAGTCTTGTTTTCAcaacacatattttatttattttgttcttTCGTCATAtggcaataaaaaattaaatatatgctaaatacattttgtaaaaagtaacccttaattaaatatatttttgaatttgaaaatatatttagttttaacctagatatattaacatatatttcaaaatgtatttcaggggctacaaatacatttctaacttaacaacccatacagcaaagaatatatattttcctggccaaaatataaacgTTTGTATAAAATGGataagtatgtataaaatataaaattataagtataagcagtttaaaatatatttaattttaatattttcaaacctgttatgtttacaggtttttgtaacatacaaagtttttctcCCAATGTTAcgtaaatataaatgctttaatatatttcaacatataaaaaaaatatattggtgaataatacatttttgtaaacatatttcaaaatatatttcagtgcatatattttttgcccatttattgaatattttgaaatatgggGTGGTACTACCAAAGCTACATGTTTGTACATCAAACATAGAAATCTGTATGGTACATATAAGGACCTTTAAACAATTACACTCCCAGTGacagattttgtacatttctgCCAGATAGTGTACAATGCAAAAATGCTAAGAtgttttgaagaaaatataaaataatccaCTGAAGAACAGACATATCCAGCTCTGGCAAAAATTAAACTTAAGTGATTTCTAAACTATTAAAGTTAAGGAGCTTAACATAAAGACCAGTTCCTTAACAGCTGTTCTACTACCATACATAcgtaacatttatgcatttggcagatgcttttatcaaaAGTTAAAGTGGCATAGTGGCCAATgtatcactgaaaaaaatgaggACTGAAAAAACTAgaaggaccaatagtcttgatgatccaccgggaaaaagaaaatcctctgcaATACCTTTAATCAAGCCATTATTACCCCAAATTGTCACTTTccaagtacactgaaaaaaattatattcattgaatttaatcaatttttttaaggtaagtggttgcaatcaatttatttaagctacatttaaacaaaaaagattagtaaagcaaagtaaaatataaaacttttgtttaaatgtagcgtaaataaattgattgcaaccacttaacttaaaaaaattgattaaattcaatgaatcatttttttcagtgtacttggAAAGTGACAATTTGGGGGAATAATGCCTTGATTAAAGGTATtgcagaggattttctttttccgggtggatcatcaagactattggtccttctagttgtcaatcaggagtgttgcgcaactgcatttttttaaaaagtgaagaaggcggttcttttctaaaattaaaaaaaatcctccgctacacctttaagggCCTCAGGCGCAACTTGCTGGTTGTGAGAATTAAACCAGCACCTTCAGGTTGCAAGCCTGACTCTCTAACCACTAAGCCATGACTTGTTAAATCTTTTATAGCAGTTTGTGTGTTCACTGTGAATCGAACCCAGAACCTTAACCAATAGTAACACATCCACAACAATCTCCAATTTTTTGGCATTACTGTACATTGAGTTTTTGCAGTTAAATCTTATTTCATGCACTAGATAGTAAAAGTCAGTGGAACATTTAGGAAATCATAGATAATGTCAATATACAGTAGATGTCCTCATAACAATGTTCATTCTCTTAAATGGCTTCATGTCTTGGGTTCCTGCCAtataaataactgtaaaaaagcAGAGGAAAGCAGCTGTAACTGTGTAATGTCTCAGCAGTTCCATACATTTGCACTGTATATAGTATGTACATTTAATATCATTAGTCCAATGGATGTATTGAAAGGCATTTTGCTACTGCAATACTCACAGGATTGGGGCGGCACTCATGTAACTAATGCCACCGGAGAGAAGGAAGCACAATCCAGCAAACCAGCCGAGAGTCAGCGGGTAGATGGAGGTGAAAAAGACATTAGACAGAAGTTCAGTCACAGCCAGAACCAGCTGGAGCAGCCCGAAGACTCGGCCTGTAACACAGACTCTTGTTTAGTAAGGAAAACATCAAAAGACCAACACTTTTCCCTACACacttaaaataaaggtgctaaaaGGGTTCTTTGGATAATTTGGTCAACCAGCTTCACCAACTAAAGTCAGCTTTGTGAATGTAAACTATAAGTACATATAGTGCATGTGAAATATGTTTTTCTGCTTTTATTTAGTTCGTTTTTCGGTGTAAATGTGATATTACCGTATTGCTGGGGATGCAGATTCTTGGACAGCATTGCTCGCAGTGTTGGCATGGGAACACAGGCTAACATCATGATTCCTCTGGCTGTttgaaacaacacatctaaatgcCCAAACATGCCAGAAACACTAAAAACTTCAAAATGTGTTAGAAAGTTTTAAAGTCAGGTTTTCTTGAAACATTAAAGATGCTATAGCATTTTCAGTCATTTTACTGACTCACTGAATTAGACCCCCTTGCCTTTCATTCAACCACACGCCCTGCCTTTCAATAACATCAGCAATCCCAAAGTGATTGACAAACAGTGAAAATTTGGCTACactcaaataataataataataataaactttattttataaagcGCCTTTCTCAAAGGCAACTTCTCAAAGCTAAAAAAGccttttttctaaaaaaaaaaaaaagctgggTTGTTGcattgttgggtaaaatatggacaaacccaaatGTTGAgtataaaggtgcaatgtgggacttttgcTCACCCCTCCTTTTCGAAACACatattgggccctattttaacgatctaagcgcattgtctaaagcgcacagcgcaacgtctaaatgggcgtgtccgaatccacttttgctaatttaacgacgggaaaaatggtttgtgcgccgagcgcatggtcgaaaagggtaggtcctattgtaatgggagtattttgggcgtaacgtgcagtaaaccaatgagagtctcagctctcatcccctttaaaagcaagttgcgctggcgctatgtctaatccctatttagatgacgaacttaactgaaaaactaagcggaggaagaagatccccagtttaagattaatgttaaataattgtgttgtttttcacttgtattgaaattgttctttttttattaaaacctttaaagcccgttttcttttagtcatggaagtaaaaagcaggcttgtaattgctttaaatgtatggctatccaatatcatcaaaaaataatttagaaGTATATAAGAAAAGGTttttactctaaaaatactttatttgtaacaaacaggagataaagaatttacaaacggctctccgcacgtttcagcactttggacagcgttttttttagcaaagagttttttaagcattacttaaaattgtttctcatctcaccatatccgcaggtacagagtcatcatatacaataaatccgtgaggtagcattaaaaaaaaacatttaaaaacacgcatttgttcaaagcaaagcatttatttacttaccaggctgcaggtgaagccgctctttgcgccttctaacgtctcataattagtcctcatttatgtccaagagactcaataataatcttttacattcaatcctttaatctttcatatttaaaagcatttttgtgctgctgcgcattcatgtactttgtgataagcaaacccgcgttgtcctcccttTTATAGGCgcatgcgctctttaaataacctaaaacattttgcgccattgactttagaccaggtttttgttggtcaatggcgtagtctattttagttgcctcaaaatagcaacgcgccaacaatgcgcctgaacacgcctcgtttcagaccagaacgcccatgggcgcaaaagggggcgcaaatgcatttgctatttaaacaacgcagcgctaaacgtgaaaattagggtggaaactagcgaaagacacttgcgtcgcgcattgcgctgcattgcgccgggtctaagatagagcccatattgaagctacgatagctgccacaggacaaacatgtcatcatctgagacaataTAGTAACAAAACGCACTTTGTAGAatagtttgtccatttagggctactgtagaaacatgatggcgacttccatgtaaagggACCCGCGTtgtttgtagataaaaacggctcattctaagctaatataaacaatacagttgattgtgtaaggtctttatacaccactgaaaatatagttatgtatattatattgcatttctgtcaagatgtccttctaaaagttacacagtgcacctttaaaacgccttatgatgggttgtttcaaccaatAGTTGGTTCagatgtgaatttttttttatttaaaccaactgttgggtttgtccatacccaaccatgggttgaaacaagaGTGCAGGTTTTTTGACCATCTCCCTGGCTTTTGTATGCTGTTTAGAGAGTGCTGTCACAGAGACAAGTGTGATTTATCAGTACACCGTTTCAGTGACACCTGGTGGTTGGGACATTTAATGcatgacatttaaaaatatcttatacatatgtgtaaatatatatttttcatattcCTAATTCTTAAaagtaaatacattattttgatatattttataccTTCAAATGGACTTACCCAGGAAGTAGACCCAACTATCAGTGGCAAATGCCATGATAGCCATCCCAGTACAATTGGACACAATACCCAAAAGAGTGAGCGCTGTGTCCCCTAACACATTATACAGAACCAGGACCCCTAGGAAGCTGCTGAGGTACATGGCACTGGTGGCAGCACGACCATACCCTGCCCACACCGAATCCCAGCTGAGAGGAGGCTTCAGCACATACAGCTGGAGTACATTCTCCGCTCCGATCATGCCTACCATAAAGACCATCATGGCCACCATCAGCATACCTACAGAGATTTTGTCCATCCGGTTCACGCTCTCAGACTGAGACAACAACGGCTCACTCTCGGACTCAGAAGATCTCACATCAGAGAGGAGAAACACGGAGTAAAGCACTGCCACCACACTGAGCAGAATCGCTATAGAGAGGAGAACCGAAGGTCCTATCTGATACAGATACCCAGACATGAGACCTCCCACAACCCCTGCAACTCCAAAACAAAAGTCCACGATGTTCAGTTTAAGAGTGCGTTTGCCCTGCTCCGAACTCAAGGCCGCCAGCGCAGCCACCCCGGCCCAGAACATCGGCCCACCTCCACTCAGACCGTGCAGCAATGAACCCAAATACAGAAACTCCAGAGGAACCTCGCTGTACATGAAGATGAGAAGCATAAACATGCCCAAAACAGATCCGATCTGAGAGGCGACCAGGAAGAATTTAGGCCCGTGACGGTCAGCGATACGGCTCAGGGGTATGATGGACAGCATGGCAGCCACAGAGGACACTAGGCTTTGAATAAGAAGGAAGCGAGAGGATAACGTCTGTGCACGATCGCTGTCTCCATCTGTTGTCTTCAGCGAGTGGTTGTATATGGTCTGTGTAAAGGCCAGCTCGAAAAAAGATGTCCCCAGTTTATTGATGACCACCACTGGCTCCACGAAAGTCAGGATGGTCCCCATTTGATTTGAAGACATGGAGCTTATGTCTTGAGGATGAGATTGTTTAACCTTTAAAACACATATACTTATGTTATTATGTACAGTATAACTTTTGTTGGTTtgaatatttttgctttttcattattagtcttatgctgcgttcagaccagtcgcagtagaggcgtcaagcgcgagtgatttaaatgttaagccaatgtaaagacgcgttgacgcgcgtctggaggtcttgcggcccGAATAAGGCGTTTGAGGCGCGCactagacgcgattccgcctcaaaTTTTAACTTTGGGGGAAAAACTTGCctcgttaaccaatcaggagcttgctctagtagtgaagtgattacaggaagcgagcggagtcgcagaagcccctcccatgacgtgaatttccacgtgaatgtctccaatgactagaatttcatgcgctgCTTTTGACGCCTCCAACGGTTAGTCTTacaatctaatgatgagatgaggagcattaaagtttgatttctaAATGACTtggcattgggtcaaaaaaggaatttcacccatgctgggttgtttcaacccaaaatgctgggttattttaacccattgtttggtcaaatataattatttttaccaaatttatacattttaagacCTAAAACTGGGTTGAAAAAATCCCAgcacttttttaaagtgtaacaCCTAAATAAATGTAAGCTTTATCAACTTAAATATTTGACTTAAAGTAAGAAAATTTAAGTAAGAAAATCAATCATTTTTTTAGGGGTTACCAAttgacatcattttttttaagttaatccaactttcactttttacagtgtaatataaatagaaaaataatgATATACTTACCTACAGGATCTTATCTacagaaatattttaaataacagtAAATGTGTTGAAAGTCCCGCTTGGCACTGAGCTAAATATGAAACCTGATAGAAGCTGTGGATTAAAGGTGAAAGTGAATTTAATGGAAAATTGTTGATGCTTGTAAATGCTTCAACAAGTAGTTTACCATGAGACTGGTGATGAGAATGAGACCAACtcattttaaccatttaaatTCACAATTCACAGGCATTTAAGTGCATGTACTGATATTGATATTTATGACACTAATAAAGAATTGTTAACACAGTATTAGAGTTATTTATACTGAAATgattactttatttttacaaatgtttgtttatctaaaatgtgacttttttactttatgtatttctttgtcTGTGTGAAAAGTGCGAAAACTCAGCAAAGAGTCAAACCTGGAGAAAAGCCTCAACCAATGAGCAGAGGCAGTCATATTAGGGGGGCCCCcaaccaaccaaataaataaataaaaccttatcatcatgaacacttcaaaagcatggtaaattgtattaatattcttaagaaatacGTTGAAACTTTGAAGTAGTAGTTAAAATGTCCAGTTCATGTTTATCTGTCactacacacatatacaccccTTTCTTTCAAATTAAAATGGACCGTCCGTAACGGTGTGCGCTGTGTGAAGGATAAACAGTAGGAGTGACAGTAGGATTGGGAAAGTACACGAACAGAGACAAATCAAGACAAATATAACCGCGAAAATTAAACAATCTTATCCAAACGGCTCAAATAAAAAAGCGTTGATGGGGCTTTGGTGAGTCAACCGCCTAGTTCTGCTAATAATTGCCCTATAGCCCTACACTGATAAAAAGGATTTTGTGGTGAAGTAAATAACGTTACTAAAGAAAAACTAATTGAACCCTTATGTtatgttggggatgttttcgtCCACTATGGGGTGCTGttgagtcttaatttggccacaattttctctgtgtttcagcaaatagaatgatttttggtgacaaatcttattttgacacatattttggg contains:
- the LOC129428148 gene encoding solute carrier family 46 member 2, with protein sequence MGTILTFVEPVVVINKLGTSFFELAFTQTIYNHSLKTTDGDSDRAQTLSSRFLLIQSLVSSVAAMLSIIPLSRIADRHGPKFFLVASQIGSVLGMFMLLIFMYSEVPLEFLYLGSLLHGLSGGGPMFWAGVAALAALSSEQGKRTLKLNIVDFCFGVAGVVGGLMSGYLYQIGPSVLLSIAILLSVVAVLYSVFLLSDVRSSESESEPLLSQSESVNRMDKISVGMLMVAMMVFMVGMIGAENVLQLYVLKPPLSWDSVWAGYGRAATSAMYLSSFLGVLVLYNVLGDTALTLLGIVSNCTGMAIMAFATDSWVYFLARGIMMLACVPMPTLRAMLSKNLHPQQYGRVFGLLQLVLAVTELLSNVFFTSIYPLTLGWFAGLCFLLSGGISYMSAAPILYLYGRNPRHEAI